One stretch of Chitinophaga pendula DNA includes these proteins:
- a CDS encoding glycosyl hydrolase family 28-related protein: MLYQINKRIIVLTLFLLGAIITKGQVALNVKTFGAKGDGLSDDSKAIIACINAAKQTNGRVLIPFGRYKLSSAIDINMEGVNSIVIEGQLDKNGSKPLLFATSFTDVLVFKGSTSVAKGELIIRNISVKGNNVPYSSQHPYYDKAAIYKFGIGILNLRTVKVSNCIISDIYGEGLYVGSKLFYKTPIENRFVNCEIDNVKISDTWGLNPNADGGEYDEYGDGIYISHVKKGFIKNCQVINNLSKTKQVGRAGIVLEYNVENFLIQHNTVSGYDRNIHLEADIGGNRIIGNKILGSDLGIYIVGFPTEVPNKPLEITGNYISNEGLPRNLSLTSIVANEHRALLSFYIKDSICRMNSIVKNNTFVINSEFAGGNSVIARYVGNNLQIDGNVYRTNTKLKAAQVQIIGQIKSFRSNKLNNTKVEASGAASRLIKQ, from the coding sequence ATGCTGTACCAGATAAATAAAAGGATTATTGTCCTGACCCTTTTTTTATTAGGAGCAATAATAACAAAAGGGCAGGTCGCTCTGAACGTAAAAACGTTTGGTGCTAAAGGCGACGGTCTGTCCGATGATTCGAAAGCGATAATAGCATGTATCAACGCTGCTAAGCAGACTAACGGTAGGGTCTTAATCCCTTTTGGGCGATATAAGCTATCTTCCGCGATCGATATAAATATGGAAGGTGTTAATAGTATTGTTATTGAAGGGCAATTGGATAAAAATGGAAGTAAGCCATTATTGTTTGCTACTTCTTTTACAGATGTACTTGTATTTAAAGGGAGTACATCTGTTGCAAAGGGTGAACTTATTATTCGGAATATAAGTGTGAAAGGTAATAACGTACCTTATTCAAGTCAACATCCATATTACGATAAGGCAGCAATTTACAAATTTGGCATTGGTATTTTAAATTTAAGAACTGTTAAGGTCAGTAACTGTATCATAAGTGATATATATGGGGAAGGCCTTTATGTAGGTAGTAAACTTTTTTACAAAACACCGATTGAAAACCGCTTTGTTAATTGCGAAATTGATAATGTAAAGATTAGTGATACTTGGGGACTGAATCCTAATGCAGATGGCGGGGAGTATGATGAGTACGGCGATGGCATATATATAAGCCATGTGAAAAAAGGCTTTATCAAGAATTGTCAGGTGATTAATAACCTGTCAAAAACTAAACAAGTAGGCCGCGCTGGAATTGTTTTGGAATATAATGTTGAAAATTTCCTTATTCAGCATAATACTGTGAGCGGATACGACCGGAATATACATTTGGAGGCGGATATTGGAGGTAACCGTATCATTGGCAATAAGATCCTTGGCAGTGATCTTGGAATTTATATTGTCGGGTTCCCGACTGAAGTCCCTAATAAACCATTGGAGATCACGGGGAACTATATAAGCAATGAAGGCCTTCCGAGAAATCTATCTCTCACTTCTATTGTTGCAAATGAACATCGGGCACTGTTGTCCTTTTATATTAAAGACAGTATCTGTCGTATGAATTCAATTGTCAAGAACAATACTTTCGTGATTAATTCTGAATTTGCAGGTGGGAATAGTGTTATAGCGCGATATGTAGGTAACAATCTGCAGATTGATGGGAACGTCTACCGTACGAATACCAAACTTAAGGCTGCTCAGGTACAAATTATAGGGCAAATAAAAAGTTTTCGTAGTAATAAACTGAATAATACTAAGGTGGAGGCATCTGGAGCAGCTAGCCGATTGATTAAGCAATAA
- a CDS encoding glycosyltransferase: MKLNLSIVVVTYNCAEFIERFLTELKTSLSPYEDFELLINDNKSTDTTFEICKQFEASFAGKLILSASDNIGFAKANNILIRQCRYDGVLLLNPDVFGFTTEFWSGVVNLWDTTTPMFIKLLNEDLSIQENVGDELSVKRRFKNALGMKTNYPFFKERVEVQSGIMAFVLIPKQCFNKVGLLSEKYYMYAEDQDWFLRARRAGYKLWFEPLLVLVHIGGGSAKGRWEAKDLKLRKLKVERMLITEHFTGIHKQLLLFMNTLQKIYFTNRKK, translated from the coding sequence ATGAAATTGAACTTATCTATAGTCGTAGTTACTTATAATTGTGCTGAATTCATTGAGCGATTTCTGACAGAATTGAAAACATCGCTCAGCCCATATGAGGATTTTGAGCTACTAATTAATGACAATAAATCTACAGATACGACTTTTGAAATATGCAAACAATTTGAAGCCTCGTTTGCGGGAAAGTTGATATTGTCAGCATCTGATAATATCGGTTTTGCAAAGGCAAACAATATCTTAATCAGACAATGCAGATATGACGGGGTTTTACTTTTGAACCCGGATGTGTTTGGTTTTACAACGGAATTCTGGAGCGGGGTAGTTAATCTTTGGGATACCACCACTCCTATGTTTATTAAATTGTTGAATGAGGATCTTTCCATTCAGGAAAATGTTGGAGATGAATTATCAGTAAAGCGGAGATTTAAAAATGCTTTAGGGATGAAAACCAACTATCCTTTCTTTAAGGAGAGAGTGGAAGTGCAGTCGGGGATTATGGCATTTGTTTTAATTCCCAAACAATGCTTTAATAAGGTTGGGTTATTATCTGAAAAATACTATATGTATGCAGAAGATCAGGACTGGTTTTTAAGAGCCCGACGTGCTGGTTATAAATTGTGGTTTGAACCATTACTGGTGCTTGTCCACATTGGAGGAGGCTCTGCAAAAGGCAGATGGGAGGCAAAGGATCTTAAACTTCGTAAACTTAAGGTGGAGAGAATGCTTATAACGGAGCACTTCACAGGTATTCATAAACAACTATTATTATTTATGAATACTCTTCAGAAAATTTATTTTACTAATCGAAAAAAGTAA
- a CDS encoding EpsG family protein, with product MFYLVPFIGISIFCLFDIEAKDTRTLVFGGICICLILLAGFRGDSVDKDYPLYLEYFNAVPAGITFTAPEGYLAEPFYTFIPSLVKLIGLNVACVFFIYALLGVSIKSIVIVRSTPFIFLALLVYYSNFFLLHEMTQIRIGVAFGIFLLGIPFIIERRLFPYTCLILLAVCFHFSATIYWGIYFLGHRRFNKIFYTSLLVLVLPIAILKIDMLSILRVLPLGVFTEKIEFYYGAMSDGTFESTINVLNVMTLVNIFLCIICVWKIDLLQKHFVYAALFVKMYIISLLLFVCFSFMPPLAFRFKELFEAVQILLIPQLVFLFREKYTGRLVVVAISFILFFINVFHTELVKAYF from the coding sequence ATGTTTTATCTCGTCCCATTTATAGGTATATCCATATTTTGTCTCTTTGATATAGAGGCGAAGGATACACGTACATTGGTATTTGGGGGAATTTGTATATGTCTCATATTACTGGCTGGTTTTCGGGGTGATTCGGTAGATAAAGATTATCCGCTTTACCTGGAATATTTTAATGCAGTACCGGCTGGTATTACATTTACAGCACCCGAAGGGTATTTGGCAGAACCTTTCTATACTTTTATTCCTTCTCTAGTTAAACTTATAGGACTGAATGTAGCTTGTGTTTTTTTTATCTATGCTCTTTTGGGAGTTTCCATAAAGTCAATTGTAATCGTCAGATCTACACCGTTTATCTTTTTAGCTCTTCTGGTTTACTATTCGAATTTTTTCTTGCTGCATGAAATGACGCAGATAAGGATAGGAGTTGCTTTTGGCATTTTTCTACTTGGCATTCCGTTTATTATTGAACGAAGACTATTTCCATACACTTGCTTGATACTTTTAGCTGTTTGTTTTCATTTTTCGGCAACTATATATTGGGGGATTTATTTTCTAGGTCACAGGCGCTTTAATAAAATCTTTTACACTTCACTATTGGTGCTTGTATTGCCAATTGCTATATTGAAAATAGATATGCTATCTATTCTCCGAGTGTTGCCTTTAGGTGTCTTTACGGAAAAAATTGAATTTTACTATGGAGCCATGTCAGATGGAACTTTTGAATCTACTATCAATGTATTAAATGTGATGACTTTGGTCAATATTTTTCTATGCATCATTTGTGTATGGAAAATAGATCTTTTACAGAAGCATTTTGTGTATGCAGCGCTATTTGTTAAAATGTATATTATATCACTGTTGCTGTTCGTGTGTTTTAGTTTTATGCCTCCATTGGCTTTCCGGTTTAAGGAGTTGTTTGAGGCCGTTCAGATACTTTTGATCCCTCAGCTGGTTTTTCTTTTTAGGGAGAAATATACTGGTCGTTTAGTTGTCGTAGCGATATCTTTTATATTATTCTTTATAAATGTATTTCACACTGAATTAGTAAAAGCATACTTCTAA
- a CDS encoding glycosyltransferase, which translates to MTISVGVLTYNQEAYIAETLDGILSQDTDDAVEIIICDDCSSDKTVSIIKEYQRRYNNIKLYETEINLGLIRNFKRLCDHLDGDFVAICAGDDYWHDKHKLRKQADFLKQELDYALVYTDFDYVDEQSKILMQSQNKRFSLHTPSGFILDDILEGKCLILPSTVMYRGIPFREARIILADCVTHNLVIEDIPLYTMLASKWKFKFLPDSTTSYRIVQKSLSRPGSFEKKIKFYEGILRTFFFLKEKGLIQDTALQYQTINCYRNSLKASGIFQRAVTGEEYYKKLKESGKNGRKDLLFYLASQYKPFHALFMLILRLRLGKQFKNYYS; encoded by the coding sequence ATGACTATTTCTGTCGGCGTATTGACTTATAATCAGGAGGCTTATATAGCGGAAACATTAGACGGTATATTAAGTCAGGATACAGATGATGCGGTAGAGATTATAATCTGCGATGACTGTTCGTCTGATAAAACGGTTTCCATTATCAAGGAATATCAGCGCCGGTATAATAATATAAAGCTGTATGAGACTGAGATAAACCTGGGGTTGATCAGGAATTTCAAAAGGCTATGTGATCATCTGGATGGTGATTTTGTCGCTATTTGTGCGGGCGATGATTATTGGCATGACAAACACAAATTGAGGAAACAAGCAGATTTTCTGAAGCAGGAGCTGGATTACGCATTAGTCTATACTGATTTTGACTATGTAGATGAACAGTCGAAGATATTAATGCAAAGCCAGAATAAGAGGTTTTCTTTGCATACGCCATCCGGATTTATATTGGATGATATTCTGGAAGGGAAATGTCTGATTTTGCCTTCGACCGTAATGTATAGAGGGATTCCTTTCAGGGAGGCCCGCATCATATTGGCTGACTGTGTAACACACAACCTGGTAATTGAGGACATTCCGCTTTATACGATGTTAGCATCAAAATGGAAGTTTAAATTCCTACCAGACTCAACCACTTCTTATAGGATTGTACAGAAATCATTAAGCAGGCCCGGCTCTTTCGAAAAAAAGATTAAGTTTTATGAAGGGATATTGAGAACTTTTTTCTTTTTAAAAGAAAAAGGATTGATACAGGATACTGCTTTACAATATCAAACGATTAATTGTTACCGTAACAGCTTAAAAGCCAGTGGAATTTTTCAGCGGGCAGTAACGGGTGAGGAGTATTATAAAAAACTAAAAGAGAGCGGCAAGAATGGCCGAAAGGATCTTCTTTTTTATTTAGCAAGTCAATATAAGCCATTTCACGCATTATTTATGTTGATCTTACGGCTCAGACTAGGCAAACAATTTAAAAATTATTATAGCTAG
- a CDS encoding O-antigen translocase: MNEFIKRIFGSDLIKSSFYSAVATFVKIVTAFLMSKIIAIKLGPDGMGLIGQLTNFISIVLILCGGAITNGIVKYLAEYRASAPEKIAPLMSTSFKLTIILSVLVGAGLIIFSKYLSTFVLFSPSYAFVFIVFGVTIGLYGLNNLLLSIVNGYKEYKKFNIISINTSILSLIVSLFFIYRWQVNGALIALVVNQSVVFIATLFFLRKEKWLIRGNFAQSMSRQQINNLSRFALMALVSTATVPISQMYIRAHIIHHISLEAAGIWESVNRISNIYLMFVTTSLTTYYLPKLSELSNERDVRKEVLKVYKVLMPIVIVSCAAIYLFRMLIIKILFTGQFNEASELFLFQMIGDMLKIASWILGFQLVAKAKTKLYITVEVIFSFLFVVFSLVFINKYGLIGTTYAFALNYLLCLIFMIVVFRKMLFNR, encoded by the coding sequence ATGAATGAGTTTATAAAAAGAATATTTGGATCTGATCTGATTAAATCATCATTTTATTCAGCCGTTGCAACTTTTGTCAAAATTGTAACGGCCTTTTTGATGAGCAAAATTATTGCGATTAAGCTTGGTCCGGATGGAATGGGGTTGATAGGCCAGTTAACCAATTTTATTTCAATAGTTCTTATACTGTGTGGTGGTGCAATTACCAACGGAATAGTGAAATATCTGGCAGAGTACAGAGCCAGTGCTCCGGAGAAGATAGCACCATTGATGAGTACATCATTTAAATTGACGATAATTCTATCAGTATTGGTAGGTGCCGGGCTGATTATTTTCTCTAAATATCTATCGACGTTCGTTTTGTTCTCCCCAAGTTATGCTTTTGTGTTTATTGTATTCGGAGTAACAATTGGGTTATACGGACTGAATAATTTGCTGCTATCCATAGTTAATGGATATAAGGAGTACAAAAAGTTTAATATAATAAGTATTAATACAAGTATACTAAGTTTAATTGTCTCCCTGTTTTTTATTTATCGATGGCAAGTTAACGGAGCACTGATAGCATTGGTAGTTAATCAGTCCGTAGTTTTTATTGCAACGCTTTTCTTTTTAAGGAAGGAAAAATGGCTAATCCGCGGAAATTTTGCTCAATCGATGAGCCGGCAGCAAATAAACAACTTGTCCAGATTTGCTTTAATGGCTTTGGTTTCCACGGCTACAGTGCCCATCAGCCAAATGTATATAAGGGCTCACATTATACACCATATATCGTTGGAAGCCGCTGGTATATGGGAGTCCGTGAATCGTATTTCAAACATATATTTGATGTTTGTGACAACATCTTTAACGACCTATTATTTGCCAAAATTGTCGGAGCTGAGCAACGAAAGAGATGTACGAAAAGAGGTATTGAAGGTCTATAAAGTATTAATGCCTATTGTGATTGTCAGTTGCGCTGCCATTTATTTATTCAGGATGCTAATCATCAAGATATTATTTACGGGGCAATTTAATGAGGCATCTGAATTATTTCTTTTTCAGATGATAGGTGATATGTTGAAGATTGCATCCTGGATTCTCGGATTTCAATTAGTTGCAAAGGCCAAAACAAAATTGTATATCACTGTTGAGGTAATATTCAGCTTTTTATTTGTCGTATTTTCTTTGGTCTTTATAAACAAATATGGCTTGATTGGTACAACCTATGCGTTTGCATTAAACTATCTGTTGTGTCTAATATTTATGATTGTTGTTTTTCGGAAGATGTTATTCAACAGGTGA
- a CDS encoding acyltransferase: MSDATVIGQKPSIIQPVLYTGRGIITIGSNVMFGCNPSPGFWNTYLHIEVRNPESRIVIGSNVTINNACSIISEGATISISDNCLIGINCQIVDTDFHTINPFQRSSGLHEKADVIIGRNVWIGNNAIILKGVTIGENSVIAAGSVVNKNIPSNSVAGGVPARVLKHIEINE; encoded by the coding sequence TTGTCTGATGCTACGGTTATAGGGCAAAAACCCTCCATTATACAGCCGGTGCTATATACAGGCAGGGGGATAATAACTATAGGAAGTAATGTTATGTTCGGCTGTAATCCATCTCCTGGTTTTTGGAATACCTATCTACATATTGAAGTTAGGAATCCTGAATCGCGCATTGTAATAGGTAGCAATGTAACTATTAACAACGCATGTTCAATAATAAGTGAAGGAGCTACTATCAGTATTTCAGATAACTGTTTGATCGGTATAAATTGTCAAATCGTAGATACGGATTTCCACACCATTAATCCTTTTCAAAGATCAAGCGGTTTGCACGAGAAGGCAGATGTTATCATTGGTAGGAATGTATGGATCGGGAATAACGCTATCATACTTAAGGGTGTTACAATTGGAGAGAACTCTGTGATAGCGGCTGGATCAGTTGTAAATAAAAATATTCCTTCCAATAGTGTTGCAGGAGGCGTACCCGCCAGAGTTTTGAAGCATATTGAGATCAATGAATGA
- a CDS encoding DegT/DnrJ/EryC1/StrS family aminotransferase, whose protein sequence is MIKFLDLLKINQLHEKEIKDAMNKIFDSGWYIQGEAYKTFENDYASFCGAKHCIGVANGLDALILIIRAYKELGVFSEGDEVIVPSNTYIASILAISENDLVPVLVEPDVRTFNIDPVNIEARITKRTKAILPVHLYGQLADMNAINEIAKKYNLKVIEDAAQSQGASLKGKRAGNWGDAAGHSFYPGKNLGALGDAGAITTNDDELASVLRAICNYGSHKKYLNQYKGVNSRLDELQAAVLSVKLKYLDAENDKRRQIAKIYLDKITNPAIVLPAFPSDELSHVWHLFVVRVEDRQHFQEYLTSNSIQSVIHYPIPPHKQEAYVEWKDEAYPISESLHQQVISIPMSPVMDDDSIFQLIECLNGYIK, encoded by the coding sequence ATGATCAAATTTCTTGATTTATTGAAAATCAACCAGCTACACGAAAAGGAAATCAAAGATGCTATGAATAAGATCTTTGATTCGGGTTGGTATATTCAGGGAGAAGCGTATAAAACTTTTGAAAATGATTATGCCTCTTTCTGTGGTGCCAAACATTGTATTGGAGTAGCTAACGGACTAGACGCATTAATACTTATCATACGTGCGTATAAAGAATTAGGTGTTTTTTCTGAAGGGGATGAGGTGATTGTTCCATCGAACACTTATATCGCGAGTATATTAGCCATTTCTGAAAATGACCTTGTTCCTGTATTGGTAGAACCTGATGTACGCACTTTCAATATTGATCCTGTAAATATTGAGGCCAGAATCACTAAACGGACTAAAGCTATTTTGCCTGTGCATCTTTATGGGCAGCTAGCAGATATGAACGCTATTAATGAGATTGCTAAAAAATACAATCTGAAAGTGATAGAAGATGCTGCGCAATCCCAGGGAGCTAGTCTGAAAGGTAAGCGTGCCGGTAACTGGGGAGATGCTGCGGGACATTCATTTTATCCCGGTAAGAACCTTGGAGCATTAGGAGATGCGGGGGCCATTACTACAAATGATGATGAGCTGGCTTCTGTACTTAGAGCAATATGTAATTACGGTTCACATAAAAAATATCTGAACCAATACAAGGGTGTTAATAGCCGTTTAGATGAATTACAAGCTGCAGTTCTTAGCGTTAAATTGAAGTATTTGGATGCTGAAAATGACAAGAGGAGACAAATCGCCAAAATATATTTGGATAAAATTACGAATCCTGCGATAGTGTTACCTGCATTTCCGTCGGACGAACTATCCCATGTATGGCATCTTTTCGTAGTGAGAGTAGAGGACCGTCAGCATTTCCAGGAATATCTTACCAGCAATAGTATTCAATCAGTGATACATTATCCTATTCCTCCTCACAAACAGGAGGCTTATGTGGAGTGGAAAGATGAGGCTTATCCTATTAGTGAGAGCTTGCATCAGCAGGTTATAAGTATTCCCATGAGCCCTGTTATGGATGATGATAGCATCTTTCAATTGATTGAATGTCTGAATGGCTATATCAAATAA
- a CDS encoding acyltransferase, protein MSTGIHPLSDVQSKNIGEGTTIWQFVVVLKGARIGANCNINCHCFLENDVKMGNNVTVKAGVYLWDGIEIEDDVFIGPNASFTNDTMPRSKRYPDKFEKIVIRQGASVGAGVTVIAPIEIGKYALIGAGSVVTRNIPPYTIWYGNPARQKGYITKEGKILDMELRDSEGKQYTYKNLDI, encoded by the coding sequence ATGAGTACTGGTATTCATCCTTTATCCGATGTTCAGAGTAAAAACATTGGAGAGGGCACTACAATATGGCAATTTGTCGTAGTTCTGAAAGGAGCTAGGATAGGTGCAAATTGTAATATAAACTGTCACTGTTTTCTCGAGAATGATGTGAAAATGGGTAATAATGTAACGGTAAAGGCCGGTGTTTATCTTTGGGATGGCATTGAAATAGAAGATGACGTATTTATTGGTCCCAATGCGTCTTTTACTAATGACACGATGCCCAGATCGAAGCGATACCCTGACAAATTTGAAAAGATTGTTATTCGGCAAGGTGCTTCTGTAGGAGCTGGCGTAACTGTTATTGCTCCTATTGAGATCGGAAAATATGCATTAATCGGGGCAGGAAGTGTTGTGACAAGGAATATACCTCCCTATACAATATGGTATGGTAATCCGGCTAGACAGAAAGGCTATATAACAAAGGAAGGCAAAATTCTGGATATGGAGTTGCGTGATAGTGAAGGAAAACAATATACGTACAAAAATCTTGATATATAA
- a CDS encoding sugar 3,4-ketoisomerase, with amino-acid sequence MANKITVFDCSILTLPRISERSGNITFVENNQHVPFDVKRVFYLYDVPGGESRGAHAHYECHQFLIAVSGSFEVLLDDGKTKRQVQLNRSYYGLHIPPGIWASEINFSSGAICLVLASHTYDPKDYIRSYDEYLLKFGQS; translated from the coding sequence ATGGCAAATAAGATTACTGTATTCGATTGCTCGATCCTTACTTTGCCTAGAATAAGTGAGCGCTCAGGTAATATTACTTTTGTAGAAAATAATCAGCATGTTCCTTTTGATGTGAAGAGGGTATTTTATCTGTATGATGTTCCTGGCGGAGAATCCAGGGGAGCCCATGCACATTATGAGTGCCATCAATTTTTAATCGCTGTAAGTGGAAGTTTTGAAGTTTTACTGGATGATGGCAAAACAAAACGCCAGGTTCAGTTAAATCGTTCTTACTACGGCTTGCATATTCCTCCGGGAATATGGGCCTCAGAAATTAATTTTTCCTCAGGGGCTATCTGCCTTGTATTGGCTTCACATACATATGATCCGAAGGATTATATAAGAAGTTATGACGAGTACCTGCTAAAATTTGGTCAATCATGA
- a CDS encoding sugar 3,4-ketoisomerase, with product MHLISDIQTINLPKILDDRGNLSFLENLSQLPFEIKRVYWIYDVPGGEVRGGHAFKQQNEVLVVLSGSVDIVVHDGHEEQRFSLNRSYIGLYVPNMLWRHIENFSTNAVVLVVSDTVYAENDYLRDFEEYKLIKNGK from the coding sequence ATGCACCTGATAAGCGATATACAGACAATTAACTTACCTAAAATACTTGATGACAGAGGTAATCTTTCTTTTTTGGAAAACCTCAGCCAGCTGCCATTTGAAATAAAGAGAGTTTATTGGATATATGATGTACCCGGTGGTGAGGTTAGAGGTGGGCATGCATTCAAGCAGCAGAATGAGGTATTAGTTGTGCTTAGTGGGAGTGTTGATATCGTTGTACATGACGGGCATGAGGAACAACGGTTCTCCCTGAATCGTTCTTATATCGGATTGTACGTTCCTAATATGCTATGGCGGCATATTGAGAACTTTTCTACTAATGCAGTAGTACTGGTAGTCTCCGATACAGTTTATGCGGAGAATGATTATTTAAGAGATTTTGAAGAATATAAACTCATAAAGAATGGCAAATAA
- a CDS encoding Wzz/FepE/Etk N-terminal domain-containing protein: protein MEPTRQTYDSPNAGKQISLKEIILKLQQWYRYLLAKWWLIIIVGLIGAGLGLGYAIIKQPNYVGEVTFVLEESKNSPLGAYAGIASQFGIDLGGTGSGVFAGDNILEFLKSRLMVEKTLLSPVKVDGQQISLIELYIRTYKLRDRWKKFPSLAQLSYPIDKDRSSFSLQQDSILYDLYNVITKANLKVAKPDKKLSFISVKCVSRNELFSKIFTERLVSEATDFYVKTKTQRSKKNVDMLQHKADSLEALLNRKTYSAAATQDLNFNPARRVATVGTEVASRDKLMLQTVYAEVVKNLEVSRVAMAQEAPIIQIVDTPIMPLKKEQLGKLKGIVFGGTGAAVLMMILLLLNNIYRELMNNL from the coding sequence ATGGAGCCAACCAGGCAGACATACGATTCCCCGAATGCGGGAAAACAGATATCACTGAAAGAAATCATACTTAAGCTGCAGCAGTGGTATCGTTATTTGTTAGCTAAATGGTGGCTAATTATCATAGTAGGCCTTATCGGGGCAGGATTGGGATTGGGTTATGCGATAATAAAACAACCTAACTATGTCGGGGAAGTGACCTTTGTATTGGAAGAAAGCAAAAATAGCCCATTGGGTGCATATGCTGGTATCGCCAGTCAATTTGGAATAGATCTGGGAGGTACCGGTAGCGGTGTTTTTGCAGGAGACAATATTCTGGAGTTCCTTAAATCTCGGCTGATGGTTGAGAAAACATTGTTGTCTCCCGTTAAGGTTGACGGGCAACAAATCTCATTGATAGAGCTGTATATCAGAACATATAAATTGAGAGACAGGTGGAAGAAATTTCCATCGCTTGCCCAACTAAGCTACCCCATAGACAAGGATCGCTCCTCTTTTTCTTTGCAGCAAGATAGTATCTTATACGATCTGTACAATGTGATTACGAAAGCTAATCTCAAGGTAGCCAAGCCGGATAAAAAGCTAAGTTTTATCTCTGTTAAATGTGTGTCGAGGAATGAATTATTTTCCAAAATTTTTACGGAACGTCTTGTATCAGAAGCGACCGATTTCTATGTAAAGACAAAAACGCAGCGTTCCAAGAAGAATGTAGATATGTTGCAGCATAAGGCCGATTCATTGGAAGCCTTGTTAAATAGAAAAACATATTCTGCTGCTGCGACCCAGGATCTAAATTTTAACCCAGCCAGAAGAGTTGCTACTGTTGGAACAGAAGTCGCATCTAGGGATAAGTTAATGTTGCAGACTGTTTATGCTGAAGTGGTTAAAAACCTGGAAGTCAGCAGGGTAGCAATGGCTCAGGAGGCGCCTATTATACAGATTGTGGATACGCCTATTATGCCTTTAAAGAAGGAGCAGCTTGGTAAGCTAAAAGGGATAGTGTTTGGAGGTACAGGAGCGGCTGTGCTAATGATGATATTATTATTGCTCAATAACATCTACCGGGAATTGATGAATAATTTATAG